The Uruburuella testudinis genome window below encodes:
- the parC gene encoding DNA topoisomerase IV subunit A — protein MNEHTTAPAATGDDYLLLGQYAERAYLEYAMSVVKGRALPDVSDGQKPVQRRILYAMKDMGLSHGAKPVKSARVVGEILGKYHPHGDASAYDAMVRMAQDFTLRYPLIDGIGNFGSRDGDGAAAMRYTEARLTPIAELLLSEINMGTVDFVPNYDGAFEEPLHLPARLPMVLLNGASGIAVGLATEIPSHNLTEVTQAAIALLKKPGMNVADLMQYIPAPDFAGGGQIITPAADLQHIYETGKGSVRVRARYEIEKLARGQWRVIVSELPPNTSAQKILAEIEEQTNPKPKAGKKQLNQDQLNTKKLMLDLIEKVRDESDSQSPVRLVFEPKSSRIEPENFINTLMAQTGLEGNVSMNLVMMGLDNRPAQKNLKTILQEWLDFRVITVTRRLKFRLNQVEKRIHILDGRMIAFLHIDEVIRVIREADEPKPELMAAFDLTDIQAEDILEIRLRQLARLEGFKLEKELNELREEQGRLNLLLGDEGEKRKLIIKEMQADVKQFGDARRTLVEEASRATLTQTTADEPITLILSAKGWIRSRVGHSLDLSQTNFKEGDGLKQVLEGRSVWPMVVLDSHGRTYTLDAAEIPGGRGDGVPIGSLIELKNGAEVVAMMTGLPEQHYLLSNSGGYGFIAKLGDMIGRVKAGKVMMTLEAGEKVLSPQTVYAVSLINPDCKVVLASSGNRLLAFALGELKVMSKGRGLQLMNLADGEELAHAVVVSTPEFVVESTGKRGAAHSDRLRIRDIENKRGRKGKMLDISGRLKGLSGG, from the coding sequence ATGAACGAACACACCACAGCGCCCGCCGCCACCGGCGACGACTATCTGCTGCTCGGCCAATACGCCGAACGCGCCTATCTCGAATACGCCATGAGCGTGGTCAAAGGCCGCGCGCTGCCTGATGTTTCAGACGGCCAAAAGCCGGTGCAGCGCCGCATTCTGTATGCAATGAAAGACATGGGCTTGAGCCACGGCGCCAAGCCGGTGAAATCGGCACGCGTGGTCGGCGAAATTCTCGGTAAATACCATCCGCACGGCGATGCTTCGGCCTATGATGCGATGGTGCGTATGGCGCAAGATTTCACCCTGCGCTATCCGCTGATCGACGGCATCGGCAACTTCGGTTCGCGTGACGGCGACGGCGCGGCGGCCATGCGTTATACCGAGGCGCGGCTGACACCGATTGCCGAATTGCTGCTTTCCGAAATCAATATGGGCACGGTTGATTTCGTGCCCAACTATGATGGTGCGTTTGAAGAACCGCTGCACCTGCCTGCACGGCTGCCGATGGTGTTGCTCAACGGTGCTTCGGGCATCGCCGTCGGCCTGGCCACCGAAATCCCGTCGCACAATCTTACCGAAGTCACCCAAGCCGCGATTGCGCTGCTGAAAAAGCCGGGCATGAATGTTGCCGATCTGATGCAGTATATTCCCGCCCCCGATTTTGCCGGCGGCGGCCAAATCATCACGCCTGCGGCCGATTTACAGCATATTTATGAAACCGGCAAAGGCAGCGTGCGCGTGCGTGCGCGTTATGAGATCGAAAAGCTGGCGCGCGGCCAATGGCGTGTGATTGTGAGTGAATTGCCGCCGAATACCAGTGCGCAAAAAATCCTCGCCGAAATCGAAGAGCAAACCAATCCCAAACCCAAAGCCGGCAAAAAACAGCTCAACCAAGACCAGCTCAACACCAAAAAACTGATGCTCGATTTAATAGAAAAAGTGCGCGACGAGAGCGACAGCCAATCGCCCGTGCGCTTGGTGTTCGAGCCGAAATCCAGCCGCATCGAGCCGGAAAACTTCATCAACACGCTGATGGCGCAAACCGGCCTCGAAGGCAATGTGTCGATGAATCTGGTGATGATGGGCTTGGATAACCGCCCGGCGCAAAAAAACCTCAAAACCATCTTGCAGGAATGGCTGGATTTCCGCGTGATTACCGTCACACGCCGTCTGAAATTCCGTTTGAACCAAGTGGAAAAACGCATTCACATTCTCGACGGGCGCATGATTGCGTTTCTGCATATTGATGAAGTTATCCGCGTGATTCGTGAAGCAGACGAGCCCAAACCCGAATTGATGGCGGCGTTTGACCTTACCGACATTCAGGCCGAAGACATTCTCGAAATCCGCCTGCGCCAGCTTGCCCGTTTGGAAGGCTTCAAGCTGGAAAAAGAATTAAACGAATTGCGCGAAGAGCAAGGCCGTCTGAATCTTTTGTTGGGCGATGAGGGCGAAAAACGCAAACTGATTATTAAAGAGATGCAGGCCGATGTGAAGCAGTTTGGCGATGCCCGCCGCACCTTGGTAGAAGAAGCCAGCCGCGCCACACTCACGCAAACCACTGCCGATGAGCCGATTACGCTGATTTTGTCGGCCAAAGGCTGGATACGCAGCCGTGTCGGCCACAGTCTCGATTTGAGCCAAACCAATTTCAAAGAAGGCGACGGCCTCAAACAGGTGCTGGAAGGGCGCAGCGTGTGGCCGATGGTGGTGCTCGATTCACACGGGCGCACCTACACGCTCGATGCGGCTGAAATCCCCGGCGGGCGCGGTGACGGCGTGCCCATCGGTTCGCTGATCGAATTGAAAAACGGCGCCGAAGTGGTGGCGATGATGACCGGCCTGCCCGAGCAGCATTACCTGCTCAGCAACAGCGGCGGCTACGGCTTTATCGCCAAGCTGGGCGATATGATCGGCCGTGTGAAAGCCGGCAAAGTGATGATGACGTTGGAAGCGGGGGAGAAAGTGCTGTCGCCGCAAACCGTGTATGCCGTATCGCTGATTAACCCCGACTGCAAAGTGGTGCTCGCCTCCAGCGGCAACCGTTTGCTGGCGTTTGCCTTGGGCGAGTTGAAAGTAATGAGCAAAGGGCGCGGCCTGCAATTGATGAATCTGGCCGACGGCGAAGAGCTGGCGCATGCCGTGGTGGTGAGCACGCCTGAGTTTGTGGTGGAAAGCACCGGCAAGCGCGGCGCGGCACACAGCGATCGGCTGCGGATTCGGGATATTGAAAACAAACGCGGCCGCAAGGGCAAGATGCTGGATATATCAGGCCGTCTGAAAGGTTTGAGTGGCGGTTGA
- a CDS encoding two-component system sensor histidine kinase NtrB, translating to MSGHKLFVKQDWESQSERIPGLINIARTSIVLSLLVFQVLSGALDVKNGTAHTLFPQAEFYSWVAVYGAMILTAAFKPEWQWQTLELPNASAVADITMMMVLTYLTGGINTGFGILVLPFVATSCLLSHGRYPMLYATYAAMLVVLNLFLSGHIGLDPAQWDNHALISGVLLTGACYLVAALTAFSATYLQAATESAAKHQLAYRRVSGLNRLVLNRVQEAVVVIDAAQRVWLFNRQAKTYFPSLAVDRQETVFSELAARWRRQPDKGFETDIHIYQHSMHVRAVPLIQEETELLMLYVRSLREVAAEAMATKLASLGQLTANLAHEIRNPMSAIRHANDLLQEDDNDPTRSRLHDIIDSNIQRIDKMLEDVSLIHKRDSISRETINLMKFWLAFKQEFTLSNPAAVGCLKMNMDGSNLSVKTDPMHLQQIMWNLCNNAWRHSRQDEHAITVLIKPSGRMHISIVVADNGKGVPPDVRNHLFEPFYTTEKQGTGLGLYVARELAHANLGQLHYHAEMNGFELILPREDHEQA from the coding sequence ATGAGCGGACACAAGCTATTCGTCAAACAAGATTGGGAAAGCCAGAGCGAGCGGATTCCGGGGCTGATTAATATCGCCCGCACATCCATCGTGTTGTCGTTGCTGGTGTTCCAAGTGTTGAGCGGCGCCCTCGATGTGAAAAACGGAACCGCCCACACGCTTTTTCCGCAGGCAGAGTTTTACAGCTGGGTGGCGGTTTACGGCGCCATGATTCTCACAGCGGCATTCAAGCCCGAATGGCAGTGGCAAACGCTCGAGCTGCCCAACGCCAGCGCCGTGGCCGACATCACCATGATGATGGTGCTGACCTACCTTACCGGCGGCATCAATACCGGTTTCGGCATTTTGGTGCTGCCTTTTGTTGCCACTTCATGCCTGCTCAGCCACGGGCGCTATCCAATGCTGTATGCCACGTATGCGGCCATGCTGGTGGTGTTGAACCTGTTTCTCAGCGGCCACATCGGCCTGGATCCGGCGCAATGGGACAATCATGCGCTGATTTCCGGCGTGTTGCTCACCGGCGCATGTTATCTGGTGGCGGCACTCACGGCATTTTCTGCCACTTATCTTCAGGCGGCCACAGAGTCGGCAGCCAAACACCAATTGGCTTACCGGCGCGTGAGCGGGCTTAACCGGCTGGTGCTCAACCGCGTGCAGGAAGCCGTGGTGGTGATTGATGCCGCCCAGCGCGTGTGGTTGTTTAACCGTCAGGCCAAAACCTATTTTCCCAGCCTGGCGGTCGACCGTCAGGAAACCGTTTTCAGCGAGCTGGCCGCCCGTTGGCGGCGCCAGCCCGATAAAGGTTTTGAAACCGATATCCACATTTACCAGCACTCAATGCATGTGCGGGCAGTGCCGCTGATTCAGGAAGAAACCGAGCTGCTGATGCTGTATGTGCGCTCGCTGCGCGAAGTGGCGGCCGAAGCGATGGCCACCAAGCTGGCCTCGCTCGGTCAGCTCACCGCCAATCTGGCGCATGAAATCCGCAATCCGATGTCGGCCATCCGCCACGCCAACGATTTGCTGCAAGAAGACGACAACGACCCCACCAGAAGCCGGCTGCACGATATCATCGACAGCAATATCCAGCGCATCGATAAAATGCTGGAAGACGTGTCGCTGATTCACAAGCGCGACAGCATCAGCCGCGAAACCATCAACCTGATGAAATTCTGGCTGGCGTTCAAGCAAGAATTCACATTGAGCAACCCCGCTGCCGTCGGCTGCCTGAAAATGAATATGGACGGTAGCAATCTGAGCGTGAAAACCGATCCTATGCATTTGCAGCAAATCATGTGGAACCTCTGCAACAATGCCTGGCGGCACAGCCGGCAGGACGAGCACGCCATTACCGTGCTGATCAAACCCAGCGGCCGCATGCACATTTCGATTGTGGTGGCCGATAACGGCAAAGGCGTGCCACCCGATGTGCGCAATCATCTGTTTGAGCCGTTTTACACCACTGAAAAACAAGGCACCGGCCTGGGTCTGTATGTGGCGCGCGAGCTGGCGCATGCCAACTTGGGCCAGCTGCACTATCATGCCGAGATGAACGGGTTTGAATTGATTTTACCGAGAGAAGACCATGAGCAAGCATAA
- a CDS encoding sigma-54-dependent transcriptional regulator: MSKHNLQDPVLVVDDEADIRDLMEMTLMKMGLRVDTAVGVEEAKAKLDENDYSLVLTDMRMPDGSGLEVVQYISRLLLDTPVAVITAFGNADQAVEALKAGAFDYLQKPITLSQLRSLVKSAVTVNEPATAMAEPESPAPSAVAGKNQEAAAGAAAPAPVLNTRKGVSGGIDKPMSVPDGLRSLKERFSSGETEAHTPLPEQELFGEEDMPRLLGVSPQMVEVRHLIRRLARSDVPVYIAGESGSGKEQAARSIHELSARAAQPFIAVNCGAIPENLMESEFFGYKKGSFTGADADRMGFFQYADGGTLFLDEVADLPLAMQVKLLRAIQEKAVRRLGDARETQVDVRLVCATHKNLHKLVEEGKFRQDLYYRLNVVSLNMPPLREMREDLGGLILRLLHKHRHGQEMYRLSPKAQDALLRYSYPGNFRELENILERAVALTVGQIIQLDDLQIQTDNLLYTDAAAGAEMHLLDEIAEPAKTNLAAGSRLPDFVPGQTQIQDYLDDIERRIITQALQQTRYNRTQAAKLLGISFRSMRYRMERLDIS; this comes from the coding sequence ATGAGCAAGCATAATCTGCAAGATCCGGTGCTGGTGGTGGATGATGAAGCCGACATCCGCGATCTGATGGAAATGACACTGATGAAGATGGGCTTGCGTGTCGATACCGCCGTGGGTGTGGAAGAGGCTAAGGCCAAGCTGGATGAAAACGATTATTCGCTGGTACTCACCGATATGCGCATGCCCGACGGCTCGGGTTTGGAAGTGGTGCAATACATCAGCCGGCTGCTGCTCGATACGCCGGTGGCGGTGATTACCGCATTCGGCAACGCCGATCAGGCCGTGGAAGCACTCAAAGCCGGCGCGTTTGATTATCTGCAAAAACCGATTACCTTATCGCAATTGCGCTCACTGGTGAAATCGGCCGTCACCGTTAACGAGCCGGCAACCGCCATGGCCGAGCCGGAAAGCCCGGCGCCGAGCGCCGTTGCCGGCAAAAATCAGGAAGCAGCAGCCGGTGCGGCCGCTCCTGCGCCGGTGCTGAATACGCGTAAAGGCGTTTCAGGCGGCATCGACAAACCCATGAGTGTGCCCGACGGGCTGCGCTCGCTCAAGGAGCGTTTCAGCAGCGGCGAAACCGAAGCGCACACCCCTTTGCCGGAGCAGGAATTGTTCGGCGAAGAAGACATGCCGCGCCTGCTGGGGGTATCGCCGCAAATGGTGGAAGTGCGCCATCTGATCCGCCGCTTGGCCCGCAGCGATGTGCCGGTGTATATCGCCGGCGAATCGGGCAGCGGCAAAGAGCAGGCTGCCCGCAGCATTCATGAATTATCCGCACGGGCGGCGCAGCCTTTTATTGCGGTCAACTGCGGCGCCATTCCGGAAAACCTGATGGAAAGCGAATTTTTCGGCTATAAAAAAGGCAGTTTCACCGGCGCCGATGCCGACCGGATGGGGTTTTTCCAGTATGCCGACGGCGGCACACTGTTTCTCGACGAAGTTGCCGATCTGCCCTTGGCGATGCAGGTCAAGCTGTTGCGCGCCATTCAAGAAAAAGCCGTGCGCCGTTTGGGCGATGCGCGCGAAACACAAGTGGATGTGCGCCTGGTGTGCGCCACTCACAAAAACCTGCACAAGCTGGTTGAAGAAGGCAAATTCCGGCAAGACCTTTATTACCGTTTGAATGTTGTGTCGCTGAATATGCCGCCGTTGCGCGAAATGCGTGAAGATTTGGGCGGTCTGATTCTGCGCCTGCTGCACAAACACCGCCACGGCCAGGAAATGTACCGACTCAGCCCCAAAGCGCAAGATGCGCTGTTGCGCTACAGCTATCCGGGCAATTTCCGCGAATTGGAAAATATTCTCGAACGGGCGGTCGCACTGACCGTGGGGCAGATTATCCAGCTCGATGATTTGCAGATTCAAACCGATAACCTGTTGTACACCGATGCGGCGGCCGGCGCAGAAATGCACTTGCTTGACGAAATTGCCGAGCCGGCAAAAACCAATTTGGCCGCAGGCAGCCGCCTGCCTGATTTTGTGCCGGGCCAAACGCAGATTCAGGATTATCTGGACGATATCGAACGGCGCATCATCACCCAAGCCTTACAGCAAACCCGCTATAACCGCACCCAGGCCGCCAAGTTGCTCGGCATCAGCTTTCGCTCGATGCGTTACCGTATGGAGCGGTTGGATATCAGCTAG
- a CDS encoding class I SAM-dependent methyltransferase — translation MTTPVYLINTDDKLQAQIRSFGLLPQTEAPQSGEYLLAGHEGIALCRAGEKGQVRVDFAGGAAQYRRQKGGGELIAKAVNHTASPTVWDGTGGLGRDAFVLASLGLHVDVFEQHPAVACLLADGLRRAADEDAETAATAARITLHFGDTCTLMPQWAGSAGRPDVVYLDPMYPERRKSAAVKKEMAYFHGLVGTAQDEARLLAVARAVAKKRVVVKRPRLGQFLNGEAPAYQYSGKSTRFDVYLPEYPEHG, via the coding sequence ATGACCACTCCTGTTTACCTGATCAACACCGACGATAAGCTGCAAGCGCAAATCCGCTCGTTCGGGCTGCTGCCGCAAACCGAAGCACCGCAAAGCGGCGAATATCTGCTGGCCGGTCATGAAGGCATCGCCCTTTGCCGCGCCGGTGAAAAAGGGCAGGTCAGGGTGGATTTTGCCGGCGGTGCGGCGCAATACCGGCGCCAAAAAGGCGGCGGCGAGCTGATTGCCAAAGCCGTCAACCACACCGCCTCACCTACCGTGTGGGACGGCACCGGCGGCTTGGGTCGGGATGCTTTCGTGCTCGCTTCGCTGGGTTTGCACGTTGACGTGTTTGAGCAACACCCTGCGGTTGCCTGTTTATTGGCCGACGGCCTGCGGCGTGCGGCGGATGAGGATGCTGAAACCGCCGCCACCGCCGCCCGCATCACCCTGCATTTCGGCGACACCTGCACCTTAATGCCGCAATGGGCGGGTTCGGCCGGCCGTCCGGATGTGGTGTATCTCGACCCGATGTATCCCGAACGCCGCAAATCGGCAGCGGTGAAAAAAGAAATGGCCTATTTTCACGGTCTGGTCGGCACGGCGCAGGATGAAGCCCGCTTGCTGGCCGTTGCCCGCGCCGTTGCCAAAAAACGCGTGGTGGTCAAGCGCCCGCGTTTGGGCCAATTTCTCAACGGCGAAGCGCCGGCCTATCAATATTCGGGCAAAAGCACACGTTTTGATGTGTATCTGCCTGAATATCCCGAGCATGGATAA